In Salvelinus namaycush isolate Seneca chromosome 37, SaNama_1.0, whole genome shotgun sequence, the following are encoded in one genomic region:
- the LOC120031430 gene encoding calbindin-like — translation MANAYLQGVEISASQFLDIFHHYDNDGNGYIEGKELQSFIKELQQARKQAGLELTDQMKAFVQEYEKNTDAKIGIVELVQILPTEENFLLFFRQQLKSCAEFMQAWRCYDADHSGYIEADELKNFLKDLLQKAKKPYDEKKLDEYTHTTLKIFDSNHDGKLCLAEMARLLPDEENFLLKFQNVKMVRREFNKIFELYDQDENGYMDENELDALLKDLCEKNKKVLEVNKIPTYKTAIMALSDGGKLYRTELALVLCAEDISAPAPL, via the exons ATGGCAAACGCGTACCTGCAAGGAGTAGAGATCTCTGCATCCCAGTTCCTGGATATTTTTCACCATTATGATAACGATG GTAATGGATATATTGAAGGGAAAGAgttgcagagttttataaaagAACTTCAGCAAGCTCGAAAACAGGCAGGACTT gAGCTTACAGACCAAATGAAGGCTTTTGTACAGGAATATGAGAAAAATACAGATGCCAAAATTGGAATTGTTGAG CTAGTACAAATATTGCCCACAGAGGAGAACTTCTTATTATTTTTCCGGCAACAGTTGAAGTCTTGTGCGGAATTTATGCAG GCTTGGCGATGTTATGATGCAGACCATAGTGGCTACATTGAAGCAGATGAGCTGAAG AACTTTTTGAAAGATCTTCTTCAGAAGGCTAAGAAACCATATGACGAAAAGAAGTTAGACGAGTATACACATACCACA CTCAAAATATTCGACTCAAACCACGATGGGAAGTTGTGTTTGGCAGAAATGGCGAG GCTGCTACCGGATGAGGAGAACTTTCTACTCAAGTTTCAG AATGTGAAGATGGTGAGGAGAGAGTTCAACAAGATCTTTGAGTTATACGATCAG gatGAGAATGGCTATATGGATGAGAATGAGCTGGATGCCCTCCTCAAAGATTTGTGTGAGAAGAACAAGAAG GTGCTGGAAGTCAACAAAATCCCCACATATAAGACCGCCATTATGGCGCTATCAGACGGGGGCAAGCTGTACAGGACAGAGCTAGCGCTGGTGCTCTGTGCTGAGGACATTTCAGCCCCTGCCCCCTTATAA